One part of the Macrobrachium rosenbergii isolate ZJJX-2024 chromosome 3, ASM4041242v1, whole genome shotgun sequence genome encodes these proteins:
- the LOC136850828 gene encoding uncharacterized protein translates to MITRSLEEADLLISLKEENSAKVPYTKDNGIKESARWGFYRDKLTPKDTPTSSHLTSTDIPLHLILPLQSPYFTPSYPYRQPSSFNIAPIDTRPHPISLLQTPDLISSHPYSHPTSPYLTPTDTPLHPISPLKTPHLIPSHTYRHPTSSSLTPTDTRPHPISPTHTLQLTPSHPNRHCSSPHLTPPHLNSSLQIPHLIPPHLYRHCSSPHLTPTDTPPHLISPPHHISLLQTPHLISSHPYRHCSSPNLTPTGTPPYLNSPLQTPHLILSHRYSHLTSHHLTPTDTPPHRISALQTPHLAIGK, encoded by the exons ATGATAACAAGATCCCTCGAGGAAGCCGACCTTCTTATCTCCCTGAAGGAAGAGAACTCAGCCAAGGTTCCTTATACAAAAGACAACGGAATCAAAGAGAGCGCCAGGTGGGGTTTCTATAGGGATAAG CTCACCCCTAAAGACACCCCCACCTCATCCCATCTTACCTCTACAGACATCCCACTTCATCTCATCTTACCCCTACAGTCACCCTACTTCACCCCATCTTACCCCTACAGACAACCCTCTTCATTCAATATTGCCCCTATAGACACCCGACCTCACCCCATCTCACTCCTACAGACTCCCGACCTCATCTCATCTCACCCTTACAGTCACCCTACCTCACCTTATCTCACCCCTACAGACACCCCACTTCACCCCATCTCACCCCTAAAAACACCCCACCTCATCCCATCTCACACCTACAGACACCCCACCTCATCCAGTCTCACCCCTACAGATACCCGACCTCATCCCATCTCGCCTACACACACACTGCAGCTCACCCCATCTCACCCCAACAGACACTGCAGCTCACCCCATCTCACCCCGCCTCATCTCAACTCATCCCTACAGATACCCCACCTCATCCCACCTCACCTATACAGACACTGCAGCTCACCCCATCTCACCCCTACAGACACCCCACCTCATCTCATCTCACCACCTCATCACATCTCACTCCTACAGACACCCCACCTCATCTCATCTCACCCCTATAGACACTGCAGCTCACCCAATCTCACCCCTACAGGCACCCCACCTTATCTCAACTCGCCCCTACAGACACCCCACCTCATCTTATCTCACCGTTACAGTCATCTTACCTCACACCATCTCACCCCTACAGACACTCCACCTCACCGCATCTCAGCCCTACAGACACCCCACCTGGCAATTGGGAAATGA